A genomic stretch from Sceloporus undulatus isolate JIND9_A2432 ecotype Alabama chromosome 5, SceUnd_v1.1, whole genome shotgun sequence includes:
- the DOK1 gene encoding LOW QUALITY PROTEIN: docking protein 1 (The sequence of the model RefSeq protein was modified relative to this genomic sequence to represent the inferred CDS: deleted 1 base in 1 codon) → MEAPVKEGPLLLLLQQTPPGIRLGPKRWKKGWFSLFRGSGRGVARLEFSDGKNKKRTVVRLSECLSVAPAPESRPREGLDAFRLETPRRTLLLAAEPPEAQEWVTHLCQAAFPQQTPGQAADQAEGQPQEMATNAIYFSQEEGSEFWVTVQKTEAAERCGLQGRYRLRASRESLLLVDPLSGQTLYSWPYRLLRRYGRDKVMFSFEAGRRCESGPGNFTFETPQGSEIFRLVEVAIQAQKAQVEEDRRSGPSMDADVAAAVGQLHSALATSLSLEAEGPGPKRHQWWEGVPQNAMGEGDGASHAVKGQAMQDSVAPLSGPPLPSSPEEQAADAAASVYSEPLDVVRGSQARPDPLYADPVDSRGKEGLRPQSSEWRLYEQVGPGVGDGGHIYDEPEGRAPQPAPTTVPAIYDEAQLPSEAWRTQGLESPAGYELPYLPGTGDYAVPPFHPKAGLPRVPKPCPVPKPHRSHKGSPQPGGTRKPKMAARNGSNNNNSNTAGGQPGRVGVSTSEPIYSQVRKPLRGQWPPGEEQSVDGSCPASAVYEDLGEI, encoded by the exons ATGGAGGCTCCGGTGAAGGAAGggccgctcctcctcctcctccagcagacGCCGCCGGGGATCCGCCTCGGGCCGAAG CGCTGGAAGAAGGGCTGGTTCTCGCTGTTCCGTGGCAGCGGGCGAGGGGTGGCCCGCCTGGAGTTCTCCGATGGCAAGAATAAGAAGAGGACTGTGGTCCGGCTGTCCGAGTGCCTCAGTGTGGCCCCGGCCCCCGAGAGCCGGCCCCGGGAGGGACTGGATGCCTTCCGCCTGGAGACCCCCCGACGGACCCTCCTCCTGGCCGCAGAGCCCCCTGAGGCCCAAGAGTGGGTCACCCACCTCTGCCAGGCCGCTTTCCCG CAGCAGACCCCTGGACAGGCAGCTGACCAAGCGGAAGGGCAGCCCCAGGAAATGGCCACCAACGCCATCTACTTTTCCCAAGAGGAAG GGAGCGAGTTCTGGGTGACGGTGCAGAAGACGGAGGCAGCCGAGCGCTGTGGCCTTCAGGGGCGCTACCGGCTGAGGGCCTCCCGCGAGAGTCTCCTCCTGGTGGATCCCCTTTCCGGCCAGACTCTCTATTCCTGGCCCTACCGCCTTCTCCGCAGATATGGACGCGATAAG GTGATGTTCTCCTTTGAGGCCGGCCGGCGCTGCGAATCGGGCCCCGGCAACTTCACCTTTGAGACCCCTCAGGGCAGCGAGATCTTCCGCCTGGTGGAAGTGGCCATCCAGGCGCAGAaggcccaagtggaggaggacCGGCGGAGCGGTCCTTCTATGGATGCTGATGTGGCTGCAGCCGTGGGCCAGCTCCACTCTGCTCTGGCCACCTCGCTCAGCCTGGAGGCAGAGGGCCCTGGTCCCAAGCGGCACCAGTGGTGGGAGGGGGTGCCACAGAACGCCATGGGGGAAGGGGACGGTGCCAGCCACGCTGTGAAGGGCCAGGCCATGCAGGACTCTGTGGCCCCACTGTCTGGCCCCCCC CTGCCCTCCTCCCCTGAAGAGCAGGCGGCCGATGCTGCTGCCAGTGTCTACTCTGAGCCCCTGGACGTGGTGAGGGGCTCCCAGGCCAGGCCAGACCCCCTCTATGCAGACCCCGTGGACAGCAGGGGCAAGGAAGGCCTCCGGCCCCAGAGCAGCGAGTGGCGCCTGTATGAGCAGGTGGGCCCCGGGGTGGGCGATGGGGGCCACATCTATGACGAGCCTGAGGGGCGGGCCCCCCAGCCAGCCCCCACAACTGTCCCCGCTATCTATGATGAGGCCCAGCTCCCATCTGAAGCCTGGAGGACTCAGGGTCTGGAGAGCCCGGCTGGCTACGAACTGCCCTACTTGCCTGGCACTGGGGATTACGCTGTGCCCCCCTTCCACCCGAAGGCCGGCCTCCCCCGGGTCCCCAAGCCCTGCCCTGTCCCCAAGCCCCACCGGAGTCACAAGGGCTCCCCACAGCCAGGTGGCACCAGAAAGCCAAAGATGGCAGCAAGGaatggcagcaacaacaacaacagcaacactgctGGTGGCCAGCCTGGCAGGGTCGGCGTCTCCACTAGTGAGCCCATCTACAGCCAGGTGAGGAAGCCCCTGCGAGGCCAGTGGCCCCCTGGAGAAGAACAGTCGGTGGATGGCAGCTGCCCAGCCTCTGCTGTGTATGAGGACCTGGGGGAGATATGA